In the genome of Streptomyces sp. NBC_00190, one region contains:
- a CDS encoding biotin--[acetyl-CoA-carboxylase] ligase, with translation MTPSDASAGASAGRWSNLDRPPLNAAALQRALVTGEGLWTSLEVVAATGSTNSDLAARAAQLPEGAVLVAEEQTAGRGRLDRSWVAPARSGLFFSVLLKPGGAVPQERWGWLTLLAGVATATGLSRAAGVDTALKWPNDLLVTVDGEERKTGGILAERVDDGVVIGIGLNVSLTEDELPVPTAGSLALAKASVTDRDPLLRAVLRSLEQWYGNWRAAGGDPASSGLQETYAAGCATLGRHVRAELPGGRTLTGTAEAVDTDGRLVVRTAEGAHEAVGAGDVVHLRSVH, from the coding sequence ATGACGCCATCAGATGCATCAGCTGGAGCTTCCGCCGGTCGCTGGTCGAACCTGGACCGGCCGCCCCTGAACGCCGCGGCCCTGCAGCGGGCCCTCGTCACCGGGGAAGGGCTGTGGACCTCCCTGGAGGTCGTCGCCGCCACCGGGTCGACCAATTCCGATCTCGCGGCCCGGGCGGCGCAGCTGCCCGAGGGGGCCGTGCTCGTCGCCGAGGAGCAGACCGCCGGGCGCGGGCGCCTCGACCGCAGCTGGGTCGCGCCGGCCCGGTCCGGGCTGTTCTTCTCCGTCCTGCTCAAGCCGGGCGGCGCCGTGCCGCAGGAGCGGTGGGGGTGGCTGACCCTGCTGGCCGGGGTGGCCACCGCGACCGGGCTCTCGCGGGCGGCGGGCGTGGACACCGCCCTCAAGTGGCCCAACGACCTGCTGGTCACCGTGGACGGGGAGGAGCGCAAGACCGGCGGGATCCTCGCCGAGCGGGTCGACGACGGCGTGGTCATCGGGATCGGGCTCAACGTCAGCCTCACCGAGGACGAGCTGCCGGTGCCGACCGCCGGGTCCCTCGCGCTGGCCAAGGCGTCCGTGACCGACCGGGACCCGCTGCTGAGGGCCGTGCTCCGCTCCCTGGAGCAGTGGTACGGGAACTGGCGCGCGGCCGGCGGCGACCCCGCCTCCAGCGGCCTCCAGGAGACCTACGCGGCGGGCTGCGCGACCCTGGGCCGTCACGTCCGCGCGGAGCTGCCCGGGGGCCGCACGCTCACCGGAACGGCCGAAGCGGTCGATACCGACGGCCGCCTGGTGGTCCGTACGGCCGAGGGAGCGCACGAAGCGGTGGGAGCCGGGGACGTCGTCCACCTGCGGTCGGTGCACTGA
- a CDS encoding adenylate/guanylate cyclase domain-containing protein: MTVDDSTSSASAPGPTGPGTPIGRDQHTPLHEVDHTAHPTADPLAIRLEQLILGAERRYTPFQAARSAGVSMELASRFWRAMGFADIGQAKALTEADVLALRRLAGLVEAGLLSEPMAVQVARSTGQTTARLAEWQIDSFLEGLTEPPEPGMTRTEVTYPLVELLLPELEEFLVYVWRRQLAAATGRVVQVADDEEMVDRRLAVGFADLVGFTRLTRRLEEEELGELVESFETTSADLVAAHGGRLIKTLGDEVLYCADDAATAAEIALRLIETMEADPQMPELRVGIAFGTVTTRMGDVFGTTVNLASRLTSIAPKDAVLVDGAMAEELGRTGAAPVSEKEAESEEGGGGYRFALQPMWQRPVRGLGVVEPWSLTRRKPKIPG, from the coding sequence TTGACCGTCGACGACTCTACGTCCAGCGCGTCGGCCCCAGGGCCCACGGGTCCTGGTACGCCGATCGGGCGTGACCAGCACACCCCGCTGCACGAGGTGGACCACACGGCCCATCCGACGGCGGACCCCCTCGCGATCAGGCTCGAACAGCTGATCCTGGGCGCCGAGCGCCGGTACACCCCCTTCCAGGCCGCCCGCAGTGCCGGCGTCTCGATGGAGCTCGCCTCCCGCTTCTGGCGGGCCATGGGCTTCGCGGACATCGGCCAGGCCAAGGCCCTGACGGAAGCGGACGTACTGGCGCTGCGCCGGCTCGCGGGCCTGGTCGAGGCCGGGCTGCTGTCCGAGCCGATGGCGGTGCAGGTGGCGCGGTCCACCGGGCAGACCACGGCACGCCTCGCGGAGTGGCAGATCGACTCGTTCCTGGAGGGGCTGACGGAGCCGCCGGAGCCGGGGATGACCCGTACGGAGGTCACGTACCCCCTCGTCGAGCTGCTCCTGCCCGAGCTGGAGGAGTTCCTCGTCTACGTGTGGCGCCGCCAGCTGGCGGCCGCCACCGGGCGTGTCGTGCAGGTGGCGGACGACGAGGAGATGGTCGACCGGCGGCTCGCGGTGGGCTTCGCCGACCTGGTGGGATTCACCCGTCTGACGCGGCGGCTGGAGGAGGAGGAGCTCGGCGAGCTGGTCGAGTCCTTCGAGACGACGTCGGCGGACCTGGTGGCGGCGCACGGCGGCCGGCTGATCAAGACGCTCGGCGACGAGGTGCTGTACTGCGCCGACGACGCGGCGACGGCGGCGGAGATCGCGCTGCGGCTCATCGAGACGATGGAGGCCGATCCGCAGATGCCCGAGCTGCGGGTCGGGATCGCCTTCGGCACGGTGACGACCCGGATGGGCGACGTCTTCGGGACCACGGTGAACCTGGCGAGCCGGCTGACGTCTATAGCCCCCAAGGACGCGGTGCTGGTGGACGGGGCGATGGCCGAGGAGCTGGGCCGGACCGGGGCGGCACCCGTCTCCGAGAAGGAGGCCGAGTCGGAGGAGGGCGGCGGCGGGTACCGCTTCGCGCTCCAGCCGATGTGGCAGCGTCCGGTGCGCGGGCTGGGCGTCGTGGAGCCCTGGTCGCTGACCAGGCGGAAGCCTAAGATCCCCGGGTAA
- a CDS encoding enoyl-CoA hydratase/isomerase family protein: protein MAVESEFVAVRRHDGGVAELVLDRPKAMNAVSTQMARAIGAACAELAADASVRVVVLTSTAERAFCVGADLKERNSLSDAELVRQRPTTRGAYGGVLELPMPTIAAVHGFALGGGFELALACDVIVADETAVVGLPEVSVGVIPGGGGTQLLPRRVGAARAAELIFTARRVEAAEALSLGLVDSVVPAGTDTAEALDLAGRMAANSPVGLRAAKRALRLGHGMDLAAGLEIEDAAWRTVAFSGDRAEGVAAFNEKRKPNWPGQ from the coding sequence GTGGCTGTGGAGTCTGAGTTCGTGGCGGTACGTCGGCACGATGGCGGGGTCGCGGAGCTGGTCCTGGACCGGCCCAAGGCGATGAACGCGGTGTCCACGCAGATGGCCCGCGCCATCGGGGCGGCCTGCGCCGAGCTCGCCGCGGACGCGTCCGTACGGGTGGTCGTGCTCACCTCGACCGCGGAGCGGGCGTTCTGCGTGGGGGCGGACCTCAAGGAGCGCAACTCCCTGTCGGACGCCGAGCTGGTGCGGCAGCGGCCGACCACGCGCGGGGCGTACGGGGGCGTACTGGAGCTGCCGATGCCGACGATCGCCGCCGTGCACGGCTTCGCGCTGGGTGGCGGCTTCGAGCTGGCCCTGGCCTGCGACGTGATCGTCGCCGACGAGACCGCGGTGGTCGGCCTGCCCGAGGTGTCGGTGGGCGTGATCCCCGGCGGCGGGGGTACGCAGCTGCTGCCGCGCCGGGTCGGTGCGGCGCGGGCCGCCGAGCTGATCTTCACGGCGCGCCGGGTGGAGGCGGCCGAGGCGCTGTCCCTGGGCCTGGTGGACTCGGTGGTCCCGGCGGGCACGGACACGGCCGAGGCCCTCGACCTGGCCGGCCGGATGGCGGCGAACTCCCCCGTCGGGCTGCGGGCCGCCAAGCGGGCGCTGCGGCTGGGGCACGGGATGGACCTGGCGGCCGGTCTGGAGATCGAGGACGCGGCCTGGCGGACGGTGGCCTTCTCGGGCGACCGGGCCGAGGGCGTGGCGGCGTTCAACGAGAAGCGCAAGCCGAACTGGCCCGGGCAGTAG
- a CDS encoding GGDEF domain-containing protein, with protein sequence MGVDGRLRAVVSLAQAMAAACAPRDSVRAAARGARVALDGSFAAISAWERERGRLRVLVNEGERRTGEEEFPEDESYPVHDFPEVTEFLHERWVGGGGPHAWVESAVGDRSGHRGEALRRRGRGTCVVAPIVLSGRAWGELYVARDEGLPDFDEDDAEFATVLAAVVAAGLAQNERLAEARRLAFTDPLTGLANRRAVDMRLDEALEEHRRTGVVVSLVVCDLNGLKKVNDTQGHAMGDRLLERFGSVLSLCGAMLPGALVARLGGDEFCLVGVGPTADEVVRVTEELCTRAAELELGEGVACGVASTGDPIGLVKSSRRLFRLADAAQYKAKAARSAKPVVAGRDTAVVRLADAAAQEAPGERRRFRGRP encoded by the coding sequence ATGGGAGTCGACGGGCGGCTGCGAGCCGTGGTGAGCCTCGCGCAGGCGATGGCCGCCGCGTGCGCGCCGCGGGACAGTGTGCGGGCGGCTGCGCGGGGCGCGCGGGTGGCCCTGGACGGCTCCTTCGCCGCGATCTCCGCGTGGGAGCGCGAGCGGGGGCGCCTGCGCGTGCTCGTGAACGAGGGGGAGCGGCGGACCGGGGAGGAGGAGTTCCCCGAGGACGAGTCCTATCCCGTCCACGACTTCCCCGAGGTCACCGAGTTCCTGCACGAGCGCTGGGTGGGCGGCGGCGGCCCGCACGCCTGGGTCGAGAGCGCCGTCGGCGACCGGTCGGGCCACCGCGGCGAGGCCCTGCGCCGGCGCGGGCGCGGGACCTGCGTGGTCGCGCCCATCGTGCTCAGCGGGCGGGCCTGGGGTGAGCTGTACGTGGCCCGGGACGAGGGGCTGCCCGACTTCGACGAGGACGACGCCGAGTTCGCGACCGTGCTCGCCGCCGTGGTCGCCGCCGGGCTCGCGCAGAACGAGCGGCTGGCCGAGGCCCGGCGCCTGGCCTTCACCGATCCGCTCACCGGCCTCGCCAACCGGCGGGCGGTCGACATGCGGCTCGACGAGGCCCTGGAGGAGCACCGGCGGACGGGGGTCGTGGTCAGCCTCGTGGTCTGCGACCTGAACGGGCTGAAGAAGGTCAACGACACCCAGGGCCACGCCATGGGCGACCGGCTGCTGGAGCGGTTCGGGTCGGTGCTGAGCCTGTGCGGGGCGATGCTGCCCGGCGCGCTGGTGGCGCGCCTCGGCGGCGACGAGTTCTGCCTGGTCGGGGTGGGTCCCACGGCGGACGAGGTGGTGCGGGTCACCGAGGAGCTGTGCACCCGGGCCGCCGAGCTGGAACTGGGCGAGGGCGTGGCCTGCGGGGTGGCCTCCACCGGGGACCCGATCGGGCTGGTCAAGTCCTCCCGGCGGCTGTTCCGCCTCGCCGACGCGGCCCAGTACAAGGCGAAGGCCGCCCGTTCGGCCAAGCCGGTGGTGGCGGGGCGGGACACCGCGGTGGTCCGCCTCGCCGACGCGGCCGCCCAGGAGGCTCCGGGGGAGCGGCGCCGCTTCCGAGGGCGTCCATGA
- the hutH gene encoding histidine ammonia-lyase yields the protein MHTVVVGTSGTTAEDVIAVARGNARVELSGEALDALARAREIVDALAAKPEPVYGVSTGFGALASRHISPELRAQLQRNIVRSHAAGMGPRVEREVVRALMFLRLKTVASGHTGVRPSVAQTMVDVLNAGITPVVHEYGSLGCSGDLAPLSHCALALMGEGDAEGPDGTVRPAGELLAEAGIEPVELREKEGLALLNGTDGMLGMLVMALADLGKLYTAADITAALTLEALLGTEKVLQPELHAIRPHPGQGASAANMAAVLKDSGLVRHYQEETAPRVQDAYSVRCAPQVAGAGRDTMAHAALVASRELAAAVDNPVVLPDGRVESNGNFHGAPVAYVLDFLAIAAADLGSIAERRTDRLLDKNRSHGLPPFLADDAGVDSGLMIAQYTQAALVSEMKRLAVPASADSIPSSAMQEDHVSMGWSAARKLRTAVDNLTRIIAIEMYAATRAIELRHGLTPAPASRAAIAAARAAGVQGPGPDRFLAPDLAAADEFIRMGGLVDAVEGVTGPLA from the coding sequence ATGCACACTGTCGTGGTGGGGACGTCCGGGACCACCGCTGAGGACGTCATCGCCGTCGCCCGCGGCAACGCCCGGGTCGAACTGTCCGGCGAGGCCCTCGACGCGCTCGCCCGCGCCCGGGAGATCGTCGACGCGCTCGCCGCCAAGCCCGAGCCCGTCTACGGGGTGTCCACCGGATTCGGCGCCCTCGCCTCCCGGCACATCAGCCCCGAGCTGCGCGCCCAGCTCCAGCGCAACATCGTCCGCTCGCACGCCGCGGGCATGGGTCCGCGCGTGGAACGCGAGGTCGTCCGCGCGCTGATGTTCCTCCGGCTCAAGACCGTCGCCTCCGGGCACACCGGCGTACGGCCCTCCGTCGCCCAGACCATGGTCGACGTGCTCAACGCCGGGATCACCCCCGTCGTCCACGAGTACGGCTCCCTCGGCTGCTCCGGCGACCTCGCACCGCTGTCCCACTGCGCGCTCGCGCTCATGGGCGAGGGCGACGCCGAGGGCCCGGACGGAACCGTCCGCCCCGCCGGGGAGCTGCTCGCCGAGGCCGGCATCGAGCCCGTCGAGCTCCGCGAGAAGGAGGGCCTGGCCCTCCTCAACGGCACCGACGGCATGCTCGGCATGCTGGTCATGGCCCTCGCCGACCTCGGCAAGCTCTACACCGCCGCCGACATCACCGCCGCGCTGACGCTGGAGGCGCTGCTCGGTACGGAGAAGGTGCTCCAGCCCGAGCTGCACGCCATCCGCCCGCACCCGGGGCAGGGCGCCTCCGCGGCGAACATGGCCGCCGTCCTGAAGGACTCCGGGCTCGTCCGCCACTACCAGGAGGAGACCGCCCCGCGCGTGCAGGACGCCTACTCCGTGCGCTGCGCCCCGCAGGTCGCCGGCGCGGGCCGCGACACCATGGCGCACGCCGCCCTGGTGGCCTCCCGCGAGCTCGCCGCCGCCGTGGACAACCCGGTGGTCCTGCCCGACGGGCGCGTCGAGTCCAACGGCAACTTCCACGGGGCCCCGGTCGCGTACGTCCTGGACTTCCTGGCCATCGCGGCCGCCGACCTCGGCTCCATCGCCGAGCGGCGCACCGACCGGCTGCTCGACAAGAACCGCTCGCACGGCCTGCCGCCGTTCCTCGCGGACGACGCCGGCGTCGACTCCGGGCTGATGATCGCCCAGTACACGCAGGCCGCGCTGGTCAGCGAGATGAAGCGGCTCGCGGTGCCGGCCTCCGCCGACTCGATCCCCTCCTCCGCGATGCAGGAGGACCACGTCTCCATGGGGTGGTCGGCCGCGCGCAAGCTCCGTACCGCCGTCGACAACCTGACCCGGATCATCGCCATCGAGATGTACGCGGCGACCCGCGCCATCGAGCTGCGCCACGGTCTCACCCCCGCCCCGGCCAGCCGGGCCGCGATCGCGGCCGCCCGGGCGGCGGGCGTGCAGGGTCCCGGGCCGGACCGTTTCCTCGCCCCTGACCTGGCCGCCGCCGACGAGTTCATCCGTATGGGAGGCCTCGTCGACGCGGTGGAAGGCGTGACGGGACCGCTCGCCTGA
- a CDS encoding LPXTG cell wall anchor domain-containing protein, which translates to MSARRPLLTALGATTLLAALWFVPSANATAPEQAPGRSGAPSSANTDRTTTLTADLTAAGPDAPPDARPAAVVLADTGSADTTPYLLGGTLFLGVGAGFVAFSVRRSRTA; encoded by the coding sequence GTGTCCGCACGTCGACCGCTGCTCACCGCTCTCGGAGCGACAACCCTCCTCGCCGCCCTCTGGTTCGTACCATCGGCCAACGCCACCGCACCGGAGCAGGCACCAGGCCGCTCCGGCGCGCCCTCGTCCGCGAACACGGACCGGACGACGACCCTGACGGCCGACCTGACGGCGGCGGGGCCGGACGCGCCGCCGGACGCCCGTCCGGCGGCCGTCGTGCTCGCCGACACCGGCTCCGCCGACACCACCCCGTACCTCCTGGGCGGCACGCTCTTCCTCGGCGTCGGCGCCGGCTTCGTGGCCTTCTCCGTACGCCGCTCCCGCACTGCGTGA
- a CDS encoding L,D-transpeptidase produces MEWRVRTDSKRRRRSLVAVSAVLGGVLMLSACNDGGGEPKGSGDSSKSQADVDAAAAKDASKARITITPKDGATNVGLNDATNVAVADGTLTQVELKTSEGAAVTGKIAADGKSWKPDAALKRSTKYALSATAKDADGKEAHENASFTTVSPENSFVGSFIPDDGQTVGVGMPVSITFNKPIKDQKAVQAAITVTSSSGQEVVGHWFGAQRLDFRPEQYWQANSTVTMKLALEGVQGAPGVQGVQNKTVTFKIGRSQVSTVDTKTKKMTVTRDGAVLKTIPISAGSPENPTYNGQMVISEKFKETRMDGSTVGFKNDEGKGEYDIKDVPHAMRLSQSGTFIHGNYWGADSVFGSANTSHGCVGLNDAKGAGDPNQPAAWFFDNSLIGDVVTVVNSPDKTIKPDNGLNGWNMSWAEWKAGAAS; encoded by the coding sequence ATGGAGTGGCGTGTGAGGACGGACAGCAAGCGGCGGAGAAGGTCCCTGGTGGCCGTATCCGCCGTGCTCGGCGGTGTACTGATGCTCTCGGCCTGCAATGACGGGGGCGGCGAACCGAAGGGCAGCGGCGACAGCAGCAAGTCCCAGGCGGATGTCGACGCGGCGGCGGCCAAGGACGCCTCCAAGGCCCGAATAACCATCACGCCGAAGGACGGCGCCACCAATGTCGGCCTCAACGACGCGACGAACGTCGCCGTCGCCGACGGCACCCTGACGCAGGTGGAGCTGAAGACCAGCGAGGGCGCGGCCGTGACGGGCAAGATCGCCGCGGACGGCAAGAGCTGGAAGCCGGACGCCGCGCTGAAGCGCTCCACGAAGTACGCCCTGTCGGCGACCGCGAAGGACGCCGACGGCAAGGAGGCGCACGAGAACGCCTCCTTCACCACCGTCTCCCCGGAGAACAGCTTCGTCGGCTCGTTCATCCCGGACGACGGCCAGACGGTCGGCGTGGGCATGCCGGTCTCGATCACCTTCAACAAGCCGATCAAGGACCAGAAGGCGGTCCAGGCGGCGATCACGGTCACCTCCAGCAGCGGCCAGGAAGTCGTCGGCCACTGGTTCGGCGCGCAGCGCCTGGACTTCCGGCCGGAGCAGTACTGGCAGGCGAACTCCACCGTCACGATGAAGCTGGCGCTGGAGGGCGTCCAGGGCGCCCCCGGCGTCCAGGGCGTCCAGAACAAGACCGTCACCTTCAAGATCGGCCGCAGCCAGGTCTCCACGGTCGACACGAAGACCAAGAAGATGACGGTCACCCGGGACGGCGCGGTCCTCAAGACCATCCCGATCTCGGCGGGCTCGCCGGAGAACCCGACCTACAACGGCCAGATGGTGATCTCCGAGAAGTTCAAGGAGACCCGGATGGACGGTTCGACCGTCGGTTTCAAGAACGACGAGGGGAAGGGCGAGTACGACATCAAGGATGTCCCGCACGCCATGCGCCTGTCCCAGTCCGGCACCTTCATCCACGGCAACTACTGGGGTGCGGACTCGGTCTTCGGCAGCGCGAACACCAGCCACGGCTGTGTCGGCCTGAACGACGCCAAGGGCGCGGGTGACCCGAACCAGCCGGCCGCCTGGTTCTTCGACAACTCGCTCATCGGCGACGTGGTCACCGTGGTGAACTCCCCGGACAAGACCATCAAGCCGGACAACGGCCTCAACGGCTGGAACATGAGCTGGGCGGAGTGGAAGGCCGGCGCGGCCTCCTGA
- a CDS encoding GNAT family N-acetyltransferase produces MTIRSLTLPPAAAEVDGWLGVLAAAGAADLPHLAPPSRVEVAGRLCVAPQRGRAALWAADGGEGVAALLLFTDEANRHTAYLDVLAVRPEARRRGIGTALWQRVREELLAQGRTSVATMVDLGGPGQAFAESLGFACVLPMAWYVQEVPRRQPRQAGEPAVPGYELRAWHGLVADEWAAPVATAHGAMEDAPTGDMDENIEPWTAQRLHAAQRLILDRGGELTTVAAVTEAGEVAAYTELVLPDPGGPRALQYDTVVVPAHRGHGLGRAVKRRMLELAGQRYPALRQIATTVADENAPMRAVNEALGYRQERGAAYFQLKL; encoded by the coding sequence ATGACGATCCGATCCCTCACCCTGCCCCCGGCCGCCGCCGAAGTCGACGGCTGGCTGGGGGTACTGGCCGCCGCCGGGGCCGCCGACCTGCCGCACCTGGCGCCGCCCTCCCGGGTGGAGGTCGCCGGGCGGCTGTGCGTGGCGCCGCAACGCGGACGCGCCGCGCTGTGGGCGGCGGACGGGGGCGAGGGAGTGGCGGCCCTGCTCCTGTTCACGGACGAGGCCAACCGGCACACCGCGTACCTCGACGTGCTCGCGGTACGTCCCGAGGCGCGGCGGCGGGGGATCGGCACCGCCCTGTGGCAGCGGGTCAGGGAGGAACTGCTGGCGCAGGGGCGGACCTCCGTCGCGACGATGGTCGACCTGGGAGGCCCGGGCCAGGCGTTCGCCGAGTCGCTCGGGTTCGCATGCGTGCTGCCCATGGCCTGGTACGTACAGGAAGTGCCGCGGCGGCAGCCGCGGCAGGCCGGGGAACCGGCCGTACCGGGATACGAACTGCGGGCCTGGCACGGACTGGTGGCCGACGAGTGGGCAGCGCCGGTGGCCACGGCCCACGGGGCGATGGAGGACGCGCCCACGGGGGACATGGACGAGAACATCGAGCCCTGGACGGCGCAGCGGCTCCACGCGGCGCAGCGGCTGATCCTTGACCGGGGCGGCGAGCTGACCACGGTCGCGGCGGTCACCGAGGCCGGCGAGGTGGCGGCGTACACGGAGCTCGTCCTGCCGGACCCGGGCGGCCCGCGGGCCCTCCAGTACGACACGGTCGTCGTCCCCGCCCACCGCGGCCACGGCCTCGGCCGCGCGGTGAAGCGGCGGATGCTGGAGCTCGCCGGGCAGCGGTATCCCGCTCTGCGGCAGATCGCCACGACGGTGGCCGACGAGAACGCACCCATGCGCGCGGTGAACGAGGCACTGGGCTACCGCCAAGAACGCGGCGCGGCGTACTTCCAGCTCAAGCTGTAG
- a CDS encoding helix-turn-helix transcriptional regulator, giving the protein MDQLDQRTELGEFLRSRRARLRPEDVGLPDYGRRRRVPGLRREELAQLAGVSVAYYTRLEQGGGTNVSAEVLDAIARALRLDGSEQAHLMHLARPKARRRRQSHRPQQVRPELRTLMDAMEGVPAYLVGHRQDVIGWNRLAAAVFGDFGRLPAAERNLVRLVFLDPATAELYADWECRACEVVSNLRMYAGQNPDDEQLSALVGELSVKDEEFRRLWAAHTVADKTHGVKRLRHPLVGEMHLAFETLRLPDDPAQSLVTFHAAPGSPSADALRLLTSWSAPSAPSVPSVPSDGAEGRDPAATA; this is encoded by the coding sequence ATGGACCAGCTTGACCAGCGCACCGAGCTCGGCGAGTTCCTTCGCTCCCGCCGTGCCCGGCTGCGCCCCGAGGACGTGGGCCTGCCCGACTACGGGCGCCGCCGGCGTGTGCCCGGGCTGCGCCGCGAGGAACTGGCGCAACTGGCGGGGGTGTCGGTCGCGTACTACACGCGCCTGGAGCAGGGCGGCGGGACCAACGTGTCGGCGGAGGTCCTCGACGCGATCGCGCGGGCGCTGCGCCTGGACGGTTCGGAGCAGGCGCACCTGATGCACCTGGCCCGCCCGAAGGCGCGCAGGCGCCGCCAGAGTCATCGCCCGCAGCAGGTCCGGCCCGAGCTGCGGACGCTGATGGACGCGATGGAGGGCGTACCGGCGTACCTCGTGGGGCACCGGCAGGACGTCATCGGCTGGAACCGGCTGGCGGCGGCGGTCTTCGGGGACTTCGGGAGGCTGCCGGCGGCGGAGCGGAACCTGGTGCGGCTGGTGTTCCTGGACCCGGCGACGGCGGAGCTGTACGCGGACTGGGAGTGCCGGGCGTGCGAGGTGGTGAGCAACCTGCGGATGTATGCCGGCCAGAACCCGGACGACGAGCAGCTGTCGGCGCTGGTCGGGGAGTTGTCGGTGAAGGACGAGGAGTTCCGGCGGCTCTGGGCGGCGCACACGGTGGCGGACAAGACGCACGGGGTGAAGCGGCTGCGGCATCCGCTGGTGGGTGAGATGCACCTGGCCTTCGAGACGCTGAGGCTCCCGGACGATCCGGCGCAGTCCCTGGTCACCTTCCACGCGGCGCCGGGCTCCCCGTCCGCGGACGCGCTGCGCCTGCTGACGTCGTGGTCGGCCCCGTCGGCCCCGTCCGTGCCGTCCGTCCCCTCGGACGGGGCCGAGGGGCGCGATCCGGCGGCTACAGCTTGA
- a CDS encoding NAD(P)-dependent alcohol dehydrogenase, whose product MSVTQVAAYAAPAPKAPLERITVPRRAVGEHDVLIDIKYAGICHSDIHQARDGWGEGIYPMVPGHEIAGVVTQVGPGVTRFAAGDRVGVGCFVDSCRECEYCLRGQEQFCANGTTGTYNALDKNGEPTYGGYSTHLVVDENYAVRIPDGLALDVAAPLLCAGITLYSPLMHWQAGPGKKVAIVGLGGLGHMGVKIAAALGAEVTVLSQSLRKKEDGLKLGASHYYATDDETTFEELAGSFDLILSTVSAPLGLDRYLALLKVDGALVNVGAPEEPVELNLFSVIGGRKTLAGSMIGGIAETQEMLDFCAEHGLGSEIELIRAEQINEAYERVLGSDVRYRFVIDASTI is encoded by the coding sequence ATGTCCGTCACCCAGGTCGCCGCCTACGCCGCCCCCGCCCCCAAGGCCCCGCTGGAGCGCATCACCGTCCCCCGCCGCGCCGTCGGCGAGCACGACGTCCTCATCGACATCAAGTACGCCGGCATCTGCCACTCCGACATCCACCAGGCCCGCGACGGCTGGGGCGAGGGCATCTACCCGATGGTCCCCGGGCACGAGATAGCCGGGGTCGTCACCCAGGTCGGCCCGGGCGTCACCAGGTTCGCGGCCGGGGACCGGGTGGGCGTCGGCTGCTTCGTCGACTCCTGCCGTGAGTGCGAGTACTGCCTGCGCGGGCAGGAGCAGTTCTGCGCCAACGGCACGACCGGCACGTACAACGCGCTCGACAAGAACGGCGAGCCCACGTACGGCGGTTACTCCACCCACCTCGTCGTCGACGAGAACTACGCCGTCCGCATCCCCGACGGCCTCGCCCTCGACGTCGCCGCCCCGCTGCTCTGCGCCGGCATCACCCTCTACTCGCCGCTGATGCACTGGCAGGCGGGCCCCGGCAAGAAGGTCGCGATCGTCGGCCTCGGCGGACTCGGTCACATGGGCGTGAAGATCGCGGCGGCCCTGGGCGCGGAAGTGACCGTCCTGTCCCAGTCCCTGCGCAAGAAGGAGGACGGTCTGAAGCTGGGCGCCTCCCACTACTACGCCACCGACGACGAGACCACCTTCGAGGAGCTGGCCGGCAGCTTCGACCTGATCCTGTCCACCGTGTCGGCGCCGCTCGGCCTGGACCGGTACCTCGCGCTGCTGAAGGTCGACGGCGCGCTGGTGAACGTCGGCGCCCCGGAGGAGCCGGTCGAGCTGAACCTCTTCTCCGTCATCGGCGGCCGCAAGACCCTCGCCGGATCGATGATCGGCGGGATCGCCGAGACCCAGGAGATGCTGGACTTCTGCGCCGAGCACGGGCTGGGCTCGGAGATCGAGCTGATCCGCGCCGAGCAGATCAACGAGGCGTACGAGCGGGTCCTGGGCAGCGACGTCCGCTACCGCTTCGTGATCGACGCCTCGACGATCTGA
- a CDS encoding MerR family transcriptional regulator: MLIGELAEATGTTPRALRHYEQAGLISSERAPNGYRVYGEQAAVRVRNIRALLEAGLTLADVHVFLPCLDGDVAAGPPSPKGLAVARERLAVLEARIAAQTEARDRLRTALGRSGQIVEASITKR, encoded by the coding sequence ATGCTGATCGGGGAACTCGCCGAAGCCACCGGGACCACCCCGCGCGCCCTGCGCCACTACGAGCAGGCCGGGCTGATCTCCTCCGAGCGGGCGCCGAACGGCTACCGGGTCTACGGCGAGCAGGCCGCCGTACGGGTCCGCAACATCCGGGCGCTGCTGGAGGCGGGTCTCACGCTGGCCGACGTGCACGTGTTCCTGCCGTGCCTGGACGGCGACGTGGCCGCCGGGCCGCCGTCCCCGAAGGGGCTGGCGGTGGCCCGGGAGCGGCTCGCCGTCCTGGAGGCCCGGATCGCCGCACAGACCGAGGCCCGCGACCGGCTCCGTACGGCGCTGGGCCGGTCCGGTCAGATCGTCGAGGCGTCGATCACGAAGCGGTAG